One region of Drosophila subobscura isolate 14011-0131.10 chromosome J, UCBerk_Dsub_1.0, whole genome shotgun sequence genomic DNA includes:
- the LOC117895655 gene encoding kelch-like protein diablo isoform X2 — translation MGDLPGSTGGGSGPAAAGNVSGNANSAGNTGLGVAGTTGVDRPPSPARLSHTSEKHPKVTLTELNMLRRHRELCDVVLNVGGRKIFAHRVILSACSSYFCAMFTGELEESRQTEVTIRDIDENAMELLIDFCYTAHIIVEESNVQTLLPAACLLQLVEIQDICCEFLKRQLDPTNCLGIRAFADTHSCRELLRIADKFTQHNFQEVMESEEFLLLPVGQLVDIICSDELNVRSEEQVFNAVMSWLKYNVAERRQHLAQVLQHVRLPLLSPKFLVGTVGSDLLVRSDEACRDLVDEAKNYLLLPQERPLMQGPRTRPRKPTRRGEVLFAVGGWCSGDAIASVERFDPQTNDWKMVAPMSKRRCGVGVAVLNDLLYAVGGHDGQSYLNSIERYDPQTNQWSCDVAPTTSCRTSVGVAVLDGFLYAVGGQDGVQCLNHVERYDPKENKWSKVAPMTTRRLGVAVAVLGGFLYAIGGSDGQCPLNTVERYDPRQNKWVAVSPMSTRRKHLGCAVFNNYIYAVGGRDDCMELSSAERYNPLTNTWSPIVAMTSRRSGVGLAVVNGQLYAVGGFDGSAYLKTIEVYDPETNQWRLCGCMNYRRLGGGVGVMRAPQTENYMWIRKDSVV, via the exons ATGGGCGACCTTCCAGGCTCCACGGGCGGAGGAAGTGGCCCAGCTGCAGCCGGAAATGTAAGTGGAAATGCTAACTCTGCAGGCAACACAGGCCTTGGTGTGGCCGGCACCACGGGCGTCGACCGTCCACCATCCCCGGCCCGTCTCTCCCACACATCCGAGAAGCATCCAAAGGTGACGCTGACCGAGCTCAATATGCTGCGACGCCACCGCGAGCTCTGCGACGTTGTGCTCAATGTAGGCGGACGCAAGATCTTTGCCCATCGGGTCATACTCTCCGCCTGCAGCTCCTACTTCTGTGCAATGTTCACGGGCGAGCTGGAGGAGTCACGCCAAACAGAGGTCACCATACGCGACATCGACGAGAACGCCATGGAGCTGCTCATCGACTTTTGCTACACAGCCCACATCATTGTCGAGGAGTCCAATGTGCAGACACTGCTGCCAGCCGCATGCCTGCTACAGCTGGTCGAAATCCAG GACATTTGCTGTGAGTTCCTCAAGCGCCAACTGGATCCAACCAATTGCCTGGGCATACGGGCATTTGCCGATACACACTCCTGCCGCGAGCTGCTTCGCATTGCCGACAAATTTACACAGCACAACTTCCAGGAGGTGATGGAGAGCGAGgagttcctgctgctgcccgtcgGCCAGCTGGTGGACATTATCTGCAGCGACGAGCTTAACGTACGCTCCGAGGAGCAGGTCTTCAATGCAGTCATGTCCTGGCTGAAGTACAATGTGGCCGAACGGCGACAGCATTTGGCACAG GTACTCCAACACGTCCGTCTGCCTCTACTCTCGCCAAAGTTCCTGGTCGGCACTGTGGGCTCCGATCTGCTGGTGCGCAGCGACGAGGCCTGCCGGGATCTGGTGGATGAGGCCAAGAactatctgctgctgccccaggAGCGTCCACTGATGCAGGGACCACGCACCAGACCCCGCAAGCCAACACGTCGCGGCGAAGTTCTGTTTGCCGTGGGTGGCTGGTGTTCCGGCGATGCTATTGCCTCAGTGGAGCGCTTCGATCCACAGACCAATGACTGGAAAATGGTTGCACCCATGAGCAAGCGACGCTgcggcgtgggcgtggccgttCTCAATGATCTGCTCTATGCTGTGGGTGGCCACGACGGCCAGAGCTACCTGAACAGCATCGAACGCTACGATCCGCAGACGAACCAATGGTCCTGCGATGTGGCACCCACCACCTCATGCCGCACcagtgtgggcgtggccgtgcTGGATGGCTTCCTGTATGCTGTGGGTGGCCAGGACGGCGTTCAGTGCCTCAATCACGTGGAACGCTACGATCCCAAGGAGAACAAATGGTCCAAGGTGGCCCCAATGACCACAAGACGCCTAGGCGTTGCGGTGGCCGTTCTTGGCGGTTTTCTCTATGCGATTGGTGGCTCGGATGGGCAGTGTCCATTGAATACAGTCGAGCGCTATGATCCTAG ACAAAACAAATGGGTGGCCGTCAGTCCCATGTCGACGCGTCGCAAGCACTTGGGCTGTGCGGTGTTCAACAATTACATCTATGCCGTGGGCGGGCGAGATGATTGCATGGAGCTCTCGTCCGCTGAGCGCTATAATCCATTGACCAACACCTGGAGCCCCATTGTGGCCATGACCTCGCGACGCAGCGGG GTGGGTCTGGCCGTGGTGAATGGACAACTGTACGCTGTGGGCGGCTTTGATGGCTCCGCCTATTTGAAGACCATCGAGGTGTACGATCCAGAGACGAATCAATGGCGTCTCTGTGGCTGCATGAACTACCGCCGCCTGGGCGGTGGCGTGGGCGTGATGCGTGCACCTCAGACTGAGAATTATATGTG GATACGCAAGGATTCTGTTGTCTGA
- the LOC117895656 gene encoding uncharacterized protein LOC117895656 isoform X2, with product MMPKLRLSLKLWENFRDPLTLQLMPHAPPTASFSMIKWLKKLLHLSKNKKNMHTKPTNTPPKVPNKTKEKGLRYKGDRQVTADELLLVIMPDQLYTGAENCAKGKLYKLAENRVSKQQRRRRRSRHEPKPANSTAATAENPQECNNNVNNYIRRRKDRPLRNSVRNKLASLHADMNQRYEREYALTRQLSEKCRMYRIQNERYKGSAMEVSVGQLQQNIEAYAEDIIKTEHELLDLKNEMKHDISLINNLKRMTMEETEGAVNVCGVEVAASRKAPAKLPQKEETPSQVAKTAHEMQFVDNIYEFCDNNASMLV from the exons ATGATGCCAAAG CTTCGCCTATCGCTCAAGCTGTGGGAGAACTTCAGGGATCCCTTGACGCTGCAGTTGATGCCACATGCTCCGCCTACTGCCAGCTTTTCCATGATCAAATGGCTCAAGAAACTCTTGCATctgagcaaaaacaaaaagaatatgcacacaaaacccacaaataCTCCTCCCAAAGTGCCCAACAAGACAAAGGAAAAGGGTCTGCGCTACAAAGGCGACAGACAAGTGACGGCGGATGAGCTGCTTCTGGTCATTATGCCGGATCAGCTGTACACAGGCGCAGAGAACTGTGCGAAGGGAAAGCTTTATAAACTCGCCGAAAATCGGGtctccaagcagcagcggcgacgtCGACGCAGCCGCCACGAACCGAAGCCTGCTAACTCAACAGCAGCCACGGCAGAAAATCCCCAAGAATGCAATAATAATGTGAATAATTATATACGCAGGCGCAAGGATCGACCGTTGCGTAACAGTGTGCGCAATAAGTTGGCATCCCTGCACGCTGACATGAACCAACGCTACGAACGGGAGTACGCACTGACACGTCAACTGTCTGAGAAGTGTCGAATGTATAGGATTCAGAACGAGCGCTACAAGGGATCGGCAATGGAGGTTTCCGTGGGTCAGCTACAGCAAAACATTGAAGCCTATGCCGAGGACATAATCAAAACGGAGCACGAGCTGCTCGATTTGAAGAACGAAATGAAGCATGACATTTCCCTGATTAACAACCTCAAGCGGATGACAATGGAGGAGACGGAAGGAGCAGTAAATGTCTGCGGTGTGGAAGTTGCAGCATCCCGAAAAGCGCCAGCGAAGCTACCACAAAAAGAGGAAACACCATCTCAAGTTGCTAAAACTGcacatgaaatgcaatttgttgatAATATTTACGAGTTTTGCGACAATAATGCAAGCATGTTGGTTTAA
- the LOC117895655 gene encoding kelch-like protein diablo isoform X3: MGDLPGSTGGGSGPAAAGNVSGNANSAGNTGLGVAGTTGVDRPPSPARLSHTSEKHPKVTLTELNMLRRHRELCDVVLNVGGRKIFAHRVILSACSSYFCAMFTGELEESRQTEVTIRDIDENAMELLIDFCYTAHIIVEESNVQTLLPAACLLQLVEIQDICCEFLKRQLDPTNCLGIRAFADTHSCRELLRIADKFTQHNFQEVMESEEFLLLPVGQLVDIICSDELNVRSEEQVFNAVMSWLKYNVAERRQHLAQVLQHVRLPLLSPKFLVGTVGSDLLVRSDEACRDLVDEAKNYLLLPQERPLMQGPRTRPRKPTRRGEVLFAVGGWCSGDAIASVERFDPQTNDWKMVAPMSKRRCGVGVAVLNDLLYAVGGHDGQSYLNSIERYDPQTNQWSCDVAPTTSCRTSVGVAVLDGFLYAVGGQDGVQCLNHVERYDPKENKWSKVAPMTTRRLGVAVAVLGGFLYAIGGSDGQCPLNTVERYDPRQNKWVAVSPMSTRRKHLGCAVFNNYIYAVGGRDDCMELSSAERYNPLTNTWSPIVAMTSRRSGVGLAVVNGQLYAVGGFDGSAYLKTIEVYDPETNQWRLCGCMNYRRLGGGVGVMRAPQTENYM, translated from the exons ATGGGCGACCTTCCAGGCTCCACGGGCGGAGGAAGTGGCCCAGCTGCAGCCGGAAATGTAAGTGGAAATGCTAACTCTGCAGGCAACACAGGCCTTGGTGTGGCCGGCACCACGGGCGTCGACCGTCCACCATCCCCGGCCCGTCTCTCCCACACATCCGAGAAGCATCCAAAGGTGACGCTGACCGAGCTCAATATGCTGCGACGCCACCGCGAGCTCTGCGACGTTGTGCTCAATGTAGGCGGACGCAAGATCTTTGCCCATCGGGTCATACTCTCCGCCTGCAGCTCCTACTTCTGTGCAATGTTCACGGGCGAGCTGGAGGAGTCACGCCAAACAGAGGTCACCATACGCGACATCGACGAGAACGCCATGGAGCTGCTCATCGACTTTTGCTACACAGCCCACATCATTGTCGAGGAGTCCAATGTGCAGACACTGCTGCCAGCCGCATGCCTGCTACAGCTGGTCGAAATCCAG GACATTTGCTGTGAGTTCCTCAAGCGCCAACTGGATCCAACCAATTGCCTGGGCATACGGGCATTTGCCGATACACACTCCTGCCGCGAGCTGCTTCGCATTGCCGACAAATTTACACAGCACAACTTCCAGGAGGTGATGGAGAGCGAGgagttcctgctgctgcccgtcgGCCAGCTGGTGGACATTATCTGCAGCGACGAGCTTAACGTACGCTCCGAGGAGCAGGTCTTCAATGCAGTCATGTCCTGGCTGAAGTACAATGTGGCCGAACGGCGACAGCATTTGGCACAG GTACTCCAACACGTCCGTCTGCCTCTACTCTCGCCAAAGTTCCTGGTCGGCACTGTGGGCTCCGATCTGCTGGTGCGCAGCGACGAGGCCTGCCGGGATCTGGTGGATGAGGCCAAGAactatctgctgctgccccaggAGCGTCCACTGATGCAGGGACCACGCACCAGACCCCGCAAGCCAACACGTCGCGGCGAAGTTCTGTTTGCCGTGGGTGGCTGGTGTTCCGGCGATGCTATTGCCTCAGTGGAGCGCTTCGATCCACAGACCAATGACTGGAAAATGGTTGCACCCATGAGCAAGCGACGCTgcggcgtgggcgtggccgttCTCAATGATCTGCTCTATGCTGTGGGTGGCCACGACGGCCAGAGCTACCTGAACAGCATCGAACGCTACGATCCGCAGACGAACCAATGGTCCTGCGATGTGGCACCCACCACCTCATGCCGCACcagtgtgggcgtggccgtgcTGGATGGCTTCCTGTATGCTGTGGGTGGCCAGGACGGCGTTCAGTGCCTCAATCACGTGGAACGCTACGATCCCAAGGAGAACAAATGGTCCAAGGTGGCCCCAATGACCACAAGACGCCTAGGCGTTGCGGTGGCCGTTCTTGGCGGTTTTCTCTATGCGATTGGTGGCTCGGATGGGCAGTGTCCATTGAATACAGTCGAGCGCTATGATCCTAG ACAAAACAAATGGGTGGCCGTCAGTCCCATGTCGACGCGTCGCAAGCACTTGGGCTGTGCGGTGTTCAACAATTACATCTATGCCGTGGGCGGGCGAGATGATTGCATGGAGCTCTCGTCCGCTGAGCGCTATAATCCATTGACCAACACCTGGAGCCCCATTGTGGCCATGACCTCGCGACGCAGCGGG GTGGGTCTGGCCGTGGTGAATGGACAACTGTACGCTGTGGGCGGCTTTGATGGCTCCGCCTATTTGAAGACCATCGAGGTGTACGATCCAGAGACGAATCAATGGCGTCTCTGTGGCTGCATGAACTACCGCCGCCTGGGCGGTGGCGTGGGCGTGATGCGTGCACCTCAGACTGAGAATTATATGTG A
- the LOC117895658 gene encoding protein C15orf41 homolog translates to MAAAAGKIKILSSGKYAQICQFVNGFHGLPMDCEFEMRDTYFPNVDPMALMCILQSELSNKSRTQHFRHEQRAKKLLKTYEKQAPLYSDIIIRMACAEGTNPVALCRILLQEKYDLRQRLQVSHLLRNPHLISDPRLAANVQQCMFSDNQEGPITDLRRRIVGEEYELKLKDLSKQAGIHFYDEQDLRRMGYDKTPDIKMILPFLYKGGVVNWIESKANFGDTKSHKRNIHLQLQSYCNRFGPGIIIYWFGYQEETPSLPDNNIGITVLTDFPAKEDLVLMQPTEGQTTAPSPAAVEAALAQSTTIAKAAPNPS, encoded by the exons ATGGCCGCAGCGGCAGGGAAAATTAAAATCCTGAGCAGCGGGAAGTACGCGCAGATCTGTCAGTTTGTCAATGGATTCCATGGACTGCCCATGGACTGTGAATTCGAAATGAGGGACACATACTTTCCGAATGTGGACCCGATGGCCCTGATGTGCATTTTGCAGTCGGAATTGTCCAACAAGTCGCGCACCCAGCACTTTCGGCACGAACAGCGGGCAAAGAAGCTACTAAAGAC ATATGAGAAGCAAGCGCCTCTGTATAGCGACATAATTATACGCATGGCCTGTGCCGAGGGCACCAATCCCGTGGCCCTGTGTCGCATCCTGCTGCAGGAGAAATACGATCTGAGACAGAGGCTGCAGGTCTCCCACCTGCTCAGGAATCCGCATTTGATCAGCGATCCCCGTCTGGCGGCCAATGTGCAGCAGTGCATGTTCAGCGATAACCAAGAGGGTCCCATCACAGACCTACGTCGTCGCATAGTGGGCGAGGAGTacgagctgaagctgaaggaTCTGTCGAAGCAGGCCGGCATACACTTCTACGACGAGCAAGATCTGCGCCGCATGGGCTACGACAAGACGCCCGACATCAAAATGATATTGCCCTTCCTCTACAAGGGCGGCGTTGTCAATTGGATCGAGAGCAAGGCCAATTTCGGTGACACCAAGAGCCACAAGCGGAACATACACCTACAGCTGCAGAGTTATTGCAATCG CTTCGGTCCTGGCATCATCATTTATTGGTTCGGCTACCAGGAGGAGACTCCCTCGCTTCCAGACAATAATATAGGCATCACCGTCCTGACGGACTTTCCAGCCAAAGAGGATTTAGTCTTAATGCAGCCAACGGAAGGGCAAACCACAGCCCCAAGTCCAGCTGCTGTGGAAGCAGCTCTTGCGCAGTCCACGACAATCGCGAAAGCTGCTCCAAACCCTTCGTGA
- the LOC117895655 gene encoding kelch-like protein diablo isoform X1 → MGDLPGSTGGGSGPAAAGNVSGNANSAGNTGLGVAGTTGVDRPPSPARLSHTSEKHPKVTLTELNMLRRHRELCDVVLNVGGRKIFAHRVILSACSSYFCAMFTGELEESRQTEVTIRDIDENAMELLIDFCYTAHIIVEESNVQTLLPAACLLQLVEIQDICCEFLKRQLDPTNCLGIRAFADTHSCRELLRIADKFTQHNFQEVMESEEFLLLPVGQLVDIICSDELNVRSEEQVFNAVMSWLKYNVAERRQHLAQVLQHVRLPLLSPKFLVGTVGSDLLVRSDEACRDLVDEAKNYLLLPQERPLMQGPRTRPRKPTRRGEVLFAVGGWCSGDAIASVERFDPQTNDWKMVAPMSKRRCGVGVAVLNDLLYAVGGHDGQSYLNSIERYDPQTNQWSCDVAPTTSCRTSVGVAVLDGFLYAVGGQDGVQCLNHVERYDPKENKWSKVAPMTTRRLGVAVAVLGGFLYAIGGSDGQCPLNTVERYDPRQNKWVAVSPMSTRRKHLGCAVFNNYIYAVGGRDDCMELSSAERYNPLTNTWSPIVAMTSRRSGVGLAVVNGQLYAVGGFDGSAYLKTIEVYDPETNQWRLCGCMNYRRLGGGVGVMRAPQTENYMWCENSFKQQQQQQQHNTNNTPSQLTS, encoded by the exons ATGGGCGACCTTCCAGGCTCCACGGGCGGAGGAAGTGGCCCAGCTGCAGCCGGAAATGTAAGTGGAAATGCTAACTCTGCAGGCAACACAGGCCTTGGTGTGGCCGGCACCACGGGCGTCGACCGTCCACCATCCCCGGCCCGTCTCTCCCACACATCCGAGAAGCATCCAAAGGTGACGCTGACCGAGCTCAATATGCTGCGACGCCACCGCGAGCTCTGCGACGTTGTGCTCAATGTAGGCGGACGCAAGATCTTTGCCCATCGGGTCATACTCTCCGCCTGCAGCTCCTACTTCTGTGCAATGTTCACGGGCGAGCTGGAGGAGTCACGCCAAACAGAGGTCACCATACGCGACATCGACGAGAACGCCATGGAGCTGCTCATCGACTTTTGCTACACAGCCCACATCATTGTCGAGGAGTCCAATGTGCAGACACTGCTGCCAGCCGCATGCCTGCTACAGCTGGTCGAAATCCAG GACATTTGCTGTGAGTTCCTCAAGCGCCAACTGGATCCAACCAATTGCCTGGGCATACGGGCATTTGCCGATACACACTCCTGCCGCGAGCTGCTTCGCATTGCCGACAAATTTACACAGCACAACTTCCAGGAGGTGATGGAGAGCGAGgagttcctgctgctgcccgtcgGCCAGCTGGTGGACATTATCTGCAGCGACGAGCTTAACGTACGCTCCGAGGAGCAGGTCTTCAATGCAGTCATGTCCTGGCTGAAGTACAATGTGGCCGAACGGCGACAGCATTTGGCACAG GTACTCCAACACGTCCGTCTGCCTCTACTCTCGCCAAAGTTCCTGGTCGGCACTGTGGGCTCCGATCTGCTGGTGCGCAGCGACGAGGCCTGCCGGGATCTGGTGGATGAGGCCAAGAactatctgctgctgccccaggAGCGTCCACTGATGCAGGGACCACGCACCAGACCCCGCAAGCCAACACGTCGCGGCGAAGTTCTGTTTGCCGTGGGTGGCTGGTGTTCCGGCGATGCTATTGCCTCAGTGGAGCGCTTCGATCCACAGACCAATGACTGGAAAATGGTTGCACCCATGAGCAAGCGACGCTgcggcgtgggcgtggccgttCTCAATGATCTGCTCTATGCTGTGGGTGGCCACGACGGCCAGAGCTACCTGAACAGCATCGAACGCTACGATCCGCAGACGAACCAATGGTCCTGCGATGTGGCACCCACCACCTCATGCCGCACcagtgtgggcgtggccgtgcTGGATGGCTTCCTGTATGCTGTGGGTGGCCAGGACGGCGTTCAGTGCCTCAATCACGTGGAACGCTACGATCCCAAGGAGAACAAATGGTCCAAGGTGGCCCCAATGACCACAAGACGCCTAGGCGTTGCGGTGGCCGTTCTTGGCGGTTTTCTCTATGCGATTGGTGGCTCGGATGGGCAGTGTCCATTGAATACAGTCGAGCGCTATGATCCTAG ACAAAACAAATGGGTGGCCGTCAGTCCCATGTCGACGCGTCGCAAGCACTTGGGCTGTGCGGTGTTCAACAATTACATCTATGCCGTGGGCGGGCGAGATGATTGCATGGAGCTCTCGTCCGCTGAGCGCTATAATCCATTGACCAACACCTGGAGCCCCATTGTGGCCATGACCTCGCGACGCAGCGGG GTGGGTCTGGCCGTGGTGAATGGACAACTGTACGCTGTGGGCGGCTTTGATGGCTCCGCCTATTTGAAGACCATCGAGGTGTACGATCCAGAGACGAATCAATGGCGTCTCTGTGGCTGCATGAACTACCGCCGCCTGGGCGGTGGCGTGGGCGTGATGCGTGCACCTCAGACTGAGAATTATATGTGGTGCGAAAACAGTTttaagcagcaacagcagcaacaacagcataaCACTAATAATACCCCATCCCAATTAACATCGTAA
- the LOC117895656 gene encoding uncharacterized protein LOC117895656 isoform X1, which translates to MAPQQQNSTFIDDNLDSCPSLLNLPESPILPTRRCQNQDSNNNHHNKQVAFEERLVDAAPAPAPAPAPVMPPPCKNKHSKANGNGGPPASRRHRSISLYGVNSTVEQGHKEIPIWMDDGEPRYVSGVTNKTTCNDIIKALIDDELSNVVGTGQHCSSDDAKDGGQRATATTKEAATAATATAAASRDYSDYIITESWGGIERSYDGNMAILPVWRAWSRVHNELRLSLKLWENFRDPLTLQLMPHAPPTASFSMIKWLKKLLHLSKNKKNMHTKPTNTPPKVPNKTKEKGLRYKGDRQVTADELLLVIMPDQLYTGAENCAKGKLYKLAENRVSKQQRRRRRSRHEPKPANSTAATAENPQECNNNVNNYIRRRKDRPLRNSVRNKLASLHADMNQRYEREYALTRQLSEKCRMYRIQNERYKGSAMEVSVGQLQQNIEAYAEDIIKTEHELLDLKNEMKHDISLINNLKRMTMEETEGAVNVCGVEVAASRKAPAKLPQKEETPSQVAKTAHEMQFVDNIYEFCDNNASMLV; encoded by the exons ATGGCACCGCAACAACAGAACTCGACATTCATCGATGATAATCTGGACAGCTGTCCATCGCTATTGAATCTGCCCGAAAGCCCCATATTGCCCACGAGGCGATGTCAAAATCaagacagcaacaataaccacCATAATAAGCAGGTTGCATTCGAGGAGCGTTTGGTGGACGCAGcaccggcaccagcaccagcaccagcacccgtGATGCCACCAccatgcaaaaataaacacagcaAGGCAAACGGAAACGGCGGCCCCCCGGCCAGTCGTCGCCATCGTTCCATATCCCTCTATGGCGTTAATAGCACTGTG GAGCAAGGCCATAAGGAAATACCCATTTGGATGGACGATGGTGAGCCGCGCTACGTATCGGGTGTTACCAACAAAACCACATGCAATGACATAATCAAGGCCCTGATTGATGACGAGCTGAGCAACGTTGTTGGCACTGGGCAGCACTGCAGCAGTGATGATGCCAAAG atGGCGGCCAGAGGGCAACAGCTACTACAAAGGAagcggcgacggcggcgactgcgacagcggcagcatcgcGTGACTACAGCGATTACATTATAACGGAAAGTTGGGGCGGCATAGAGCGAAGCTACGACGGCAACATGGCCATTTTGCCCGTTTGGCGCGCTTGGAGTCGTGTACACAATGAG CTTCGCCTATCGCTCAAGCTGTGGGAGAACTTCAGGGATCCCTTGACGCTGCAGTTGATGCCACATGCTCCGCCTACTGCCAGCTTTTCCATGATCAAATGGCTCAAGAAACTCTTGCATctgagcaaaaacaaaaagaatatgcacacaaaacccacaaataCTCCTCCCAAAGTGCCCAACAAGACAAAGGAAAAGGGTCTGCGCTACAAAGGCGACAGACAAGTGACGGCGGATGAGCTGCTTCTGGTCATTATGCCGGATCAGCTGTACACAGGCGCAGAGAACTGTGCGAAGGGAAAGCTTTATAAACTCGCCGAAAATCGGGtctccaagcagcagcggcgacgtCGACGCAGCCGCCACGAACCGAAGCCTGCTAACTCAACAGCAGCCACGGCAGAAAATCCCCAAGAATGCAATAATAATGTGAATAATTATATACGCAGGCGCAAGGATCGACCGTTGCGTAACAGTGTGCGCAATAAGTTGGCATCCCTGCACGCTGACATGAACCAACGCTACGAACGGGAGTACGCACTGACACGTCAACTGTCTGAGAAGTGTCGAATGTATAGGATTCAGAACGAGCGCTACAAGGGATCGGCAATGGAGGTTTCCGTGGGTCAGCTACAGCAAAACATTGAAGCCTATGCCGAGGACATAATCAAAACGGAGCACGAGCTGCTCGATTTGAAGAACGAAATGAAGCATGACATTTCCCTGATTAACAACCTCAAGCGGATGACAATGGAGGAGACGGAAGGAGCAGTAAATGTCTGCGGTGTGGAAGTTGCAGCATCCCGAAAAGCGCCAGCGAAGCTACCACAAAAAGAGGAAACACCATCTCAAGTTGCTAAAACTGcacatgaaatgcaatttgttgatAATATTTACGAGTTTTGCGACAATAATGCAAGCATGTTGGTTTAA
- the LOC117895661 gene encoding zinc finger protein 706-like, whose amino-acid sequence MARGHQKIQSQAKAADKQAKMKKQQGHSATDQKKAAQKALVHVCAVCKSQMPDPKTYKQHFENKHPKNDMPEELKDV is encoded by the exons ATGGCACGCGGACATCAGAAGATTCAGTCACAGGCGAAGGCGGCCGACAAGCAGGCAAAGATGAAGAAGCAACAGGGCCACAGTGCCACCGACCAAAAGAAGGCAGCCCAAAAGGCGCTCGTCCATGTGTGCGCGGTCTGCAAG TCGCAAATGCCCGATCCCAAGACGTACAAACAGCACTTTGAGAACAAGCATCCCAAGAACGATATGCCCGAGGAGCTAAAGGATGTCTGA